One part of the Halostagnicola larsenii XH-48 genome encodes these proteins:
- a CDS encoding helix-turn-helix transcriptional regulator, translating to MERVLRQRQDLLETLVDNPSTKPEIVDCMSISRSTVDRGIADLIERGCVEKVESRFQLTDTGRLALEARLQYEATIDQIQAVDPVLDGVDIESISLEFLRGATVNVADPRRPWKVLDQSRELITDAETLYGTGPAVFQRFFDDISRSVENRGLICELVIDETVFDSLDSAQVEALRELMKRGEGTLLLTDLNDSFAIWILELPDSEYAGITVYSSTGFEGVIYNAAPNAVSWARTQYQKRKASAELLWDFH from the coding sequence ATGGAACGGGTACTCCGGCAGCGTCAGGATTTACTCGAGACGCTGGTCGACAATCCGTCTACCAAGCCAGAAATCGTCGACTGCATGTCGATCTCTCGATCGACCGTCGACCGGGGAATCGCCGATCTCATCGAACGCGGCTGCGTAGAGAAGGTTGAATCCCGGTTTCAACTGACAGATACGGGTCGGCTGGCACTCGAGGCTCGACTCCAGTACGAAGCAACTATCGACCAGATTCAGGCTGTCGACCCCGTTTTGGATGGAGTCGATATCGAATCGATCTCGCTCGAGTTCCTCCGCGGGGCGACTGTCAACGTTGCCGATCCGAGACGGCCATGGAAGGTCCTCGATCAGAGCAGAGAACTCATTACCGATGCAGAGACGTTGTATGGGACTGGTCCGGCAGTTTTTCAGAGATTCTTCGACGATATCTCTCGATCCGTCGAGAATCGCGGCCTCATCTGTGAACTCGTCATAGACGAAACGGTGTTCGATTCGCTCGATTCGGCCCAGGTCGAGGCGTTACGAGAACTCATGAAACGGGGGGAGGGAACGCTACTTTTGACGGATCTGAACGACTCGTTCGCGATATGGATTCTCGAACTTCCAGACAGTGAATATGCGGGAATAACCGTTTACAGTTCGACTGGCTTCGAAGGCGTGATTTACAACGCCGCTCCGAACGCGGTATCGTGGGCCCGGACCCAGTACCAAAAGCGGAAAGCGTCAGCGGAACTCCTCTGGGACTTTCACTAG
- a CDS encoding ArsR/SmtB family transcription factor — METQEPDIEIEATLSLCSDEYAMEILEALKRGPSTAAQLRECCDGSRVTIYRRLNSLEDAGLIGSRVKLQCDGNHCKLYYPVVDRITIAITDDGFDTEVHCLEETSPDSS, encoded by the coding sequence ATGGAAACACAGGAACCGGATATCGAAATCGAAGCCACCCTCTCGCTGTGTAGCGACGAATACGCCATGGAAATCCTCGAGGCGCTCAAACGGGGACCGTCGACAGCAGCCCAACTACGCGAGTGCTGTGACGGGTCGAGGGTGACGATCTATCGACGGCTCAACAGCCTCGAGGATGCAGGTCTCATCGGCTCTCGGGTGAAACTGCAGTGTGATGGCAATCACTGCAAACTGTACTACCCCGTCGTCGACCGGATAACGATCGCGATTACCGACGACGGGTTCGACACCGAGGTTCACTGCCTGGAAGAAACCTCGCCCGATTCGTCGTGA
- a CDS encoding quinone-dependent dihydroorotate dehydrogenase, producing the protein MSIYSRIRPLAFKLPAETAHELGKGLLRAAQSTRPTKAGLAAAYRYENPALEIERFGTKFPNPVGVAAGFDKNAEVTHALSALGFGFVEIGTVTPYFQQGNRRPRLFRLREDEAMVNRMGFNGYGMDHVKEQLQRDGLPSVPLGINIGKMNTSSQQEAIEDYRRVFDRLSPFADYVVVNVSCPNTPEEFDESSPAHLRTIFETIEAENDRDVPILVKIGPDSPTDSILELVDILEEFDLDGIIATNTTTARDGLESPNKAEWGGLSGAPLEDRSTEVIRTIAGHTDVPIIGVGGVDSAESAYEKIRAGASLVQLYTGFVYNGPSTAREINRGLVQLLTRDGFRSVEDAIGADLE; encoded by the coding sequence ATGAGCATCTACTCGAGGATTCGGCCGCTGGCGTTCAAACTCCCGGCCGAAACGGCCCACGAACTCGGGAAAGGACTGCTCCGGGCGGCACAGTCGACCCGACCGACGAAAGCCGGGCTGGCCGCCGCATACCGGTACGAAAACCCGGCTCTCGAAATCGAACGGTTCGGCACGAAATTTCCGAATCCGGTCGGTGTCGCCGCAGGATTCGACAAGAACGCCGAGGTAACGCACGCACTTTCGGCGCTGGGCTTTGGATTCGTCGAGATCGGTACCGTGACGCCGTATTTCCAGCAGGGTAATCGACGCCCGCGCCTGTTCCGTCTTCGCGAGGACGAGGCGATGGTCAACCGAATGGGGTTCAACGGCTACGGAATGGACCACGTCAAAGAGCAACTCCAGCGCGACGGCCTCCCGTCGGTTCCGCTCGGGATCAACATCGGCAAGATGAACACCTCGAGTCAGCAGGAGGCGATCGAAGATTACCGGCGCGTCTTCGACCGTCTGTCCCCGTTCGCCGACTACGTCGTCGTCAACGTCTCCTGTCCGAACACGCCCGAGGAGTTCGACGAGTCCTCGCCAGCGCATCTCCGGACGATTTTCGAGACGATCGAAGCCGAAAACGACCGCGACGTGCCGATCCTCGTCAAAATCGGTCCCGACTCCCCGACCGACTCGATACTCGAACTCGTCGACATCCTCGAGGAGTTCGACCTCGACGGCATCATCGCAACGAATACGACGACCGCCAGAGACGGACTCGAGTCGCCGAACAAAGCGGAGTGGGGCGGGTTGAGCGGTGCCCCGCTCGAGGATCGCTCGACGGAAGTCATCCGAACGATCGCCGGTCATACCGACGTGCCGATCATCGGCGTCGGCGGCGTGGACTCAGCAGAGAGCGCCTACGAGAAAATCAGAGCGGGAGCCTCGTTGGTCCAGCTATACACCGGATTCGTCTACAACGGACCGTCGACTGCCAGAGAGATCAATCGGGGCCTCGTCCAACTGCTCACGCGCGACGGTTTTCGATCGGTCGAGGACGCCATCGGTGCGGATCTCGAGTGA
- a CDS encoding 2,5-diamino-6-(ribosylamino)-4(3H)-pyrimidinone 5'-phosphate reductase, with amino-acid sequence MHVVVNAAMSADGKLSSRRREQVTISGDEDFERVDRLRAESDAVVVGIGTVLADDPRLTVKDSGRREQRLENGQTANPARVVVDSKARTPPDARVVDDEAETYLCVSENAPVERRMDLSNQATLVTAGDDRVDLLRAFATLQQHGLEQIMVEGGGELIFSLLDDGLVDELTVFVGPQLIGGRDAPTLTDGDGFVENYPELSLEGLEELDDGVVLSWAVQY; translated from the coding sequence ATGCACGTCGTCGTCAACGCCGCGATGAGCGCGGATGGCAAACTGTCCTCGAGACGCCGCGAGCAGGTGACGATCAGCGGAGACGAGGACTTCGAACGGGTCGACCGCCTCCGCGCCGAGAGCGATGCCGTCGTCGTCGGTATCGGAACGGTACTTGCAGACGATCCGCGTCTCACCGTCAAAGACAGCGGCCGTCGCGAACAGCGTCTCGAGAACGGCCAAACGGCGAACCCTGCTCGCGTCGTCGTCGATTCGAAGGCACGTACACCACCGGACGCTCGAGTCGTCGACGATGAAGCTGAGACGTATCTCTGTGTCAGCGAGAACGCCCCAGTCGAACGACGGATGGATCTCTCCAATCAGGCGACGCTCGTCACGGCGGGAGACGACCGCGTCGACCTGTTGCGTGCGTTCGCGACCCTCCAACAACACGGCCTCGAGCAGATCATGGTCGAAGGCGGCGGCGAACTCATCTTCTCGCTGCTGGACGATGGACTGGTCGACGAATTGACGGTCTTCGTCGGCCCGCAACTCATCGGTGGGCGTGATGCGCCGACGCTTACCGACGGTGACGGCTTCGTCGAGAACTATCCCGAACTCTCGCTCGAGGGACTCGAAGAACTGGACGACGGGGTGGTGCTGAGCTGGGCGGTCCAGTACTGA
- a CDS encoding GIDE domain-containing protein produces MAPEILSTLIPISFGLFFVGVGCHVINIGRKQYARSDRITDTNTTSINGLEPGTVEVEGIAHPAEDATVRKSPIEMNDALVTRVKVEKNTGGEGTNWKIIHEETISEPLIVDDGTGEIRVEFPVDGELVVEQMHTEVHSGHEPPERIQRYVETEPNVDEAPRRRYGPVGVGEHRRYTEEVIEPGENVYVLGTAREIQGSGSEQQYLVDEPTEAGDFILSDKSKDELVQQLKQIGIKRLAAGGLFVFIGTLCISWPWL; encoded by the coding sequence ATGGCCCCAGAGATACTCAGTACACTAATACCGATATCCTTTGGGTTGTTCTTTGTGGGAGTTGGCTGTCACGTCATAAATATTGGTCGCAAGCAATATGCACGGAGTGATCGGATTACAGACACCAATACGACATCTATTAATGGTCTCGAGCCAGGGACGGTTGAGGTTGAAGGGATTGCTCATCCCGCTGAGGATGCAACAGTAAGAAAATCCCCGATAGAAATGAATGATGCATTAGTAACTCGTGTTAAGGTTGAGAAGAATACCGGTGGTGAGGGGACAAACTGGAAAATCATTCACGAAGAAACGATCAGTGAGCCACTGATCGTCGACGATGGGACCGGTGAGATCCGAGTTGAATTCCCCGTTGATGGAGAATTGGTCGTTGAGCAGATGCACACAGAGGTTCACAGTGGACACGAGCCTCCAGAGCGGATTCAGCGATATGTCGAGACCGAACCGAATGTTGATGAAGCCCCAAGACGCCGCTACGGTCCAGTGGGTGTCGGGGAACATCGGCGCTACACGGAAGAAGTAATCGAACCCGGGGAGAACGTCTACGTGCTCGGAACCGCTCGTGAGATACAGGGTAGCGGGAGTGAACAGCAGTATCTAGTCGACGAACCAACGGAAGCCGGGGATTTTATCCTCTCAGATAAATCCAAGGACGAGCTAGTACAACAACTGAAACAGATCGGGATTAAACGGTTAGCTGCCGGGGGATTATTCGTATTCATCGGCACACTGTGCATAAGCTGGCCCTGGCTGTAG
- the msrA gene encoding peptide-methionine (S)-S-oxide reductase MsrA translates to MAKATFGGGCFWCVEAAFEQLEGVESATSGYAGGDTEDPTYRAVCSGTTGHAEVVQLEYDPETVGYEKLLEVFFTIHNPTTRDREGPDVGSQYRSAIYAHDDEQLEQAHSFVEALEAEGGYDDPIVTEIELLDTFYEAEPKHQNYFEKNPNDAYCSMHAAPKMEKVRERFAKQNA, encoded by the coding sequence ATGGCCAAAGCGACATTCGGCGGCGGTTGTTTCTGGTGTGTCGAAGCCGCGTTCGAGCAACTCGAGGGGGTCGAGTCGGCGACCTCAGGCTACGCTGGTGGCGACACCGAGGACCCGACCTATCGAGCGGTCTGTTCCGGAACGACGGGACACGCGGAGGTCGTCCAGTTGGAATACGATCCGGAGACGGTAGGCTACGAGAAGCTTCTCGAGGTGTTCTTTACGATCCACAATCCGACGACTCGCGACCGCGAAGGCCCAGACGTCGGATCGCAGTATCGCTCGGCGATTTACGCCCACGACGACGAGCAACTCGAGCAGGCACACTCGTTCGTCGAAGCGCTCGAGGCTGAAGGCGGCTACGACGATCCGATCGTGACGGAAATAGAACTGCTCGATACCTTCTACGAGGCGGAACCAAAACATCAGAACTACTTCGAGAAAAATCCGAACGACGCCTATTGTTCGATGCACGCGGCCCCCAAGATGGAGAAGGTTCGCGAACGGTTCGCGAAACAAAACGCTTGA
- a CDS encoding monovalent cation/H+ antiporter subunit E, which yields MATNQILVPLSDTVTVRQTVGYAVQSALEDSDELVCHLVVALPQDGTDPTGESSIEEAEQLLERATSWVHEDAGSATVSVETSILGSTEYLFGPRQFAEAFVAYADEHGLDCIVLDPEYRPGVTAPMLQPLERELSNVGLEYDEAPVDRPAQHARLVVQESFDRMFALFWISYAFYLVLGDPTYWFDLVTGAAVAGIVAVSLSSITFTVAPDRIQSPLRTVRFVLYVPYLAYEIVKANLAISVVILRPSMPIEPTVTRLEARVGGGLPLLALANSITLTPGTLTVRANDQRLIVHTLIPSAREDLFGGSLERAVRFVFYGRDSASIPTPEERGDAEIVGGDEL from the coding sequence GTGGCGACTAACCAGATACTCGTCCCGCTATCGGACACCGTCACAGTCCGGCAGACGGTCGGGTACGCCGTCCAATCCGCCCTCGAGGACAGCGACGAACTCGTTTGTCATCTGGTGGTCGCACTCCCTCAGGATGGGACCGACCCGACGGGCGAATCGAGTATCGAGGAGGCCGAACAGCTCCTCGAGCGTGCAACTAGCTGGGTTCACGAAGACGCCGGGAGTGCCACCGTCTCGGTCGAAACTAGTATCCTCGGATCGACTGAGTACCTGTTCGGGCCGCGGCAGTTTGCCGAGGCGTTCGTGGCGTACGCGGACGAACATGGTCTCGATTGCATTGTTCTCGATCCGGAGTACCGACCCGGCGTGACCGCACCGATGCTCCAGCCCCTCGAGCGTGAACTCTCGAACGTCGGGCTCGAGTACGACGAAGCGCCGGTCGATCGACCCGCCCAACACGCGCGCCTCGTCGTTCAGGAGAGCTTTGATCGGATGTTCGCGCTCTTTTGGATCTCGTACGCCTTCTATCTCGTTCTCGGCGACCCGACCTACTGGTTCGATCTCGTCACGGGTGCGGCAGTCGCCGGAATCGTTGCAGTTTCCCTCTCGAGTATCACGTTTACCGTCGCGCCCGATCGGATACAGTCGCCGCTTCGAACGGTCCGATTCGTGCTTTACGTGCCGTATCTCGCCTACGAGATCGTCAAAGCGAATCTGGCGATTTCGGTCGTCATCTTGCGACCGTCGATGCCGATCGAACCGACGGTCACGCGCCTCGAGGCTCGGGTTGGGGGCGGACTCCCGCTGCTCGCGCTTGCGAACAGTATCACGCTCACACCCGGGACACTCACGGTACGAGCGAACGATCAACGGTTGATCGTCCACACGCTCATTCCGAGTGCTCGCGAGGACCTCTTCGGCGGGAGTCTCGAGCGCGCAGTCCGGTTCGTCTTCTACGGGCGAGATTCCGCGTCGATTCCGACTCCCGAAGAACGCGGCGACGCCGAAATAGTCGGCGGTGATGAGCTGTGA
- a CDS encoding ABC transporter substrate-binding protein, whose translation MSDLIGDRISRRTALVAGGGVIAGTIGGSALHRITTDNTTNQVSVTILSLPADNDQRSSEIAREFEKNLRAVGINASIEPRSEAELLRAILLEHDFDCYVTRRRSDHDPDFLYEMFHSSYDPEAGWQNPFGFTNPQVDELLEQQRSMDGDERTETVNELLNKLAQTHPIVPICVSAERRVVRTDRFDGWDDHSLESRLGYLGLEPNAYEWSDGEDVVLTAILTDTRATKNLNPLTATHHDKGTFVDLLYDSLAVEDDGEIRPWLAESWEWDGAVATVYLRTGCQFHDDHPVTARDVEFTYEFLADTSLGEQDAHSPTPRYRGLVDAVERVSAVDDHTVQIRIDAHADIGERAFTIPILPRHVWEPEVSNRLENGQEPTQGTWEIVTADSIPKIGSGPYAFVNQEPRSSLQFERFDQHFTRRESVDLPEPTPDELVFLVGLNSGLVMSELQDGNADMTASRMAVGEIGDTSDRSLELIEPATPRFYHVGFNVRNAPFSSPNFREVIASLIDRESLVSEIFNGQATPTVTPVTDEWTPEDLEWDGEAPYAPFFRKSDETGDEDSGNLDVEQVKRAFERYGFQYSDDGERLVR comes from the coding sequence ATGTCTGACCTGATTGGTGACCGAATAAGCAGGCGAACGGCGCTGGTGGCGGGTGGTGGCGTTATCGCCGGCACGATTGGTGGGAGTGCATTACACCGGATAACCACAGACAATACCACCAATCAGGTTTCGGTAACGATCCTCTCGCTTCCGGCGGACAACGATCAGCGGAGCAGTGAGATCGCTCGGGAGTTCGAGAAGAACCTCCGGGCGGTCGGGATCAACGCCAGTATCGAACCCCGTTCCGAAGCCGAGTTACTGCGCGCGATTTTGCTCGAGCACGACTTCGATTGTTACGTCACCCGCCGTCGCAGTGACCACGATCCGGACTTCCTCTATGAGATGTTTCATTCGTCGTACGATCCCGAGGCGGGCTGGCAAAATCCGTTCGGATTCACCAACCCCCAGGTGGACGAACTACTCGAACAACAGCGTTCGATGGACGGCGACGAGCGGACGGAGACTGTCAACGAACTACTAAACAAGTTAGCGCAGACACACCCGATCGTTCCGATCTGTGTCTCCGCTGAACGCCGAGTCGTCAGAACGGATCGATTCGACGGGTGGGATGATCACTCCCTCGAAAGTCGGCTCGGATACCTCGGCCTCGAGCCAAACGCTTACGAGTGGTCAGATGGAGAGGACGTGGTGCTAACGGCCATCCTCACCGATACTCGGGCAACCAAGAATCTTAATCCGCTGACGGCAACCCATCACGATAAGGGGACGTTCGTTGATCTCCTCTATGATTCTCTCGCAGTCGAGGACGATGGAGAAATTCGGCCGTGGCTCGCCGAATCGTGGGAGTGGGACGGCGCTGTCGCCACCGTTTACCTCCGAACGGGGTGTCAGTTTCACGACGACCATCCGGTCACTGCCCGGGACGTCGAGTTCACCTACGAGTTCCTCGCGGACACCTCTCTCGGGGAGCAAGACGCGCACTCACCGACGCCGAGATATCGCGGCCTCGTAGACGCCGTCGAGCGAGTCTCCGCCGTCGACGACCACACGGTTCAGATCCGTATCGATGCGCACGCCGACATCGGTGAACGTGCGTTCACGATCCCAATCCTCCCGAGACACGTCTGGGAACCCGAGGTCAGTAACCGACTCGAGAACGGACAGGAACCGACGCAAGGGACCTGGGAGATCGTGACGGCCGATTCGATTCCGAAAATCGGGAGCGGTCCATACGCCTTCGTCAATCAAGAGCCGCGCTCGTCGCTCCAATTCGAGCGCTTCGATCAGCACTTCACGCGCCGTGAGAGCGTCGACCTCCCGGAACCGACTCCCGACGAACTCGTGTTTCTAGTCGGACTCAACAGTGGACTGGTAATGAGCGAACTTCAGGACGGGAACGCGGATATGACGGCGTCACGGATGGCAGTAGGAGAGATCGGCGATACCAGTGATCGCTCTCTCGAACTCATCGAACCAGCGACGCCACGGTTCTACCACGTCGGGTTCAACGTCAGGAACGCACCGTTCAGTAGTCCGAACTTCCGCGAAGTCATCGCGAGCCTGATCGACCGGGAGTCTCTCGTTTCGGAAATTTTCAACGGACAAGCCACCCCGACCGTCACCCCGGTAACTGACGAGTGGACGCCGGAGGACCTCGAGTGGGACGGAGAGGCACCGTACGCACCCTTTTTCCGTAAGAGTGATGAAACAGGGGACGAAGATTCAGGTAATCTCGACGTGGAACAGGTAAAACGCGCCTTCGAACGGTATGGCTTTCAGTACAGCGACGACGGCGAGCGTCTGGTGAGATAG
- a CDS encoding DUF7344 domain-containing protein, whose product MALSALATKVCTREHDIPRTDISEAQRSRTVTALHHNHLPRLAEHGVIAYETTQQIATPGEALAQIEPFLSSPGGDQSVR is encoded by the coding sequence ATGGCGCTATCTGCCCTCGCAACGAAAGTCTGTACTCGAGAGCACGATATCCCACGGACGGACATCTCCGAAGCGCAACGATCCCGGACCGTAACTGCACTCCATCACAACCACCTTCCAAGATTGGCTGAGCACGGGGTCATCGCGTACGAGACGACCCAACAGATAGCAACTCCTGGCGAAGCACTCGCCCAGATAGAGCCGTTTCTGTCATCGCCTGGAGGGGACCAAAGCGTTCGGTGA
- a CDS encoding pirin family protein: protein MDDSASAQPQSRIHTAPRTDVSQKQGAFRTHFNFPGRAVPGHDDHGYGPLSTIVESFMDPDTLIRMHQHRNEEIISWVPAGVMRHDDRQGNKLVTDPNHLLVMNAGSGFWHAEKTLADDPPLRMLQIFVRPHSLDLEPDIQHEPIPDPVPNEWRHLFGPKDGDAPLSVRNDVDFYDCQLEAGAAVTLPSRPGWDTYCYVFEGALEIGDETVGYTESALVTGTEDVTVTASEDSIIVAFCLNPDAPITRQGTIGR, encoded by the coding sequence ATGGACGATTCCGCTTCGGCGCAGCCACAGTCGCGAATTCATACAGCGCCACGGACGGACGTGTCACAAAAGCAGGGCGCATTCCGGACGCATTTCAATTTCCCCGGCCGTGCCGTTCCGGGACACGACGATCACGGCTACGGCCCGCTTTCGACCATCGTCGAGTCGTTCATGGATCCGGACACGCTCATCCGGATGCACCAGCACCGCAACGAGGAGATCATCTCGTGGGTGCCGGCGGGCGTCATGCGTCACGATGACCGGCAGGGCAACAAACTGGTCACCGATCCCAACCACTTGCTGGTAATGAACGCCGGAAGCGGGTTCTGGCATGCAGAGAAAACCCTCGCAGACGACCCGCCGCTCCGAATGCTCCAGATCTTCGTCCGCCCGCACAGCTTGGACCTCGAGCCGGATATCCAGCACGAGCCGATTCCTGATCCGGTCCCCAACGAGTGGCGACACTTGTTTGGGCCCAAAGACGGCGACGCCCCGCTATCAGTCCGAAACGATGTCGACTTCTACGACTGTCAGCTCGAAGCGGGAGCCGCTGTCACGCTTCCGTCCCGTCCGGGGTGGGACACCTACTGTTACGTCTTCGAGGGTGCACTCGAGATCGGCGACGAGACGGTCGGATACACCGAGAGCGCGCTCGTAACCGGTACTGAGGACGTGACGGTTACGGCGAGCGAGGACTCGATTATCGTCGCGTTTTGTCTCAATCCGGACGCCCCGATAACCCGTCAGGGAACGATCGGCCGCTAA
- a CDS encoding phosphatase PAP2 family protein has protein sequence MLIFPVIAYFALSDTYPLRKLLSAYALNYVIGLVIYLLVVAYGPRNLMPEMIETALYDFNPQYQSLTSEVNHNTNVFPSLHTSLSATIALFAYRTRRSYPIWFVVSVPLAVSVAISTMYLGIHWAIDVAGGIVLALVTVKASDQLVGRWSLSEDFGIDLEAYESRLKRTLGRDDQLDTNDRMSESVSEADAQTDSRPDTSGVDRPAELERTTQSGAGNENGENDKI, from the coding sequence ATGCTGATTTTCCCAGTGATCGCGTATTTCGCGCTGTCGGACACATACCCGCTCAGGAAACTGTTGTCAGCGTACGCACTGAACTACGTTATCGGACTCGTCATCTACTTGCTCGTGGTCGCGTACGGGCCTCGAAACCTAATGCCGGAGATGATCGAAACCGCGCTGTACGACTTCAATCCGCAATACCAGTCGCTCACCAGCGAAGTAAACCACAACACTAACGTCTTCCCGTCGTTGCACACGTCTCTTTCCGCGACTATCGCGCTGTTTGCGTACCGAACCAGGCGGTCGTACCCGATCTGGTTCGTCGTCTCAGTCCCACTGGCGGTGAGCGTCGCCATTTCGACGATGTATCTCGGCATCCACTGGGCGATCGATGTCGCCGGGGGGATCGTGTTGGCACTCGTCACTGTGAAAGCGTCCGACCAACTCGTTGGCCGGTGGTCTCTCTCAGAAGACTTCGGAATCGATCTCGAGGCGTACGAGAGCCGACTCAAAAGAACCCTCGGCAGAGATGACCAACTCGACACGAACGACCGTATGTCGGAATCCGTATCGGAGGCCGATGCGCAAACAGATTCGAGACCCGACACGTCTGGGGTCGATCGACCCGCAGAATTGGAGCGGACGACTCAATCCGGTGCTGGCAACGAAAACGGCGAGAACGACAAAATCTAA
- the mnhG gene encoding monovalent cation/H(+) antiporter subunit G, giving the protein MLENLRLVVIVVLLALGVFFTFVSTVGVLRLPDLFARAHTASQADTLGAGLSLAAVALALGWQDSTAYTVLLLFFVFITNPTAAHAIARSAAETGVTPWESSEESNDGDEQ; this is encoded by the coding sequence TTGCTCGAGAACCTGCGGCTAGTGGTCATTGTCGTCCTGTTAGCTCTTGGCGTATTCTTTACGTTCGTTTCGACAGTGGGGGTACTTCGATTGCCGGATCTGTTCGCACGGGCTCACACGGCTTCCCAAGCCGACACGCTGGGAGCCGGATTGAGCCTCGCCGCTGTTGCGCTGGCGTTGGGCTGGCAAGATTCGACGGCGTACACAGTCTTGCTGTTGTTTTTCGTGTTCATCACGAATCCGACTGCGGCACATGCGATCGCCCGATCTGCCGCCGAAACGGGTGTGACGCCGTGGGAGTCGTCCGAGGAGTCGAACGACGGTGATGAGCAATGA
- a CDS encoding HFX_2341 family transcriptional regulator domain-containing protein, producing MTSDTELRSIVEVHIAPLGYEFDRIKDPVLEYNADILYLLRDRHQERLDYHRELEQTLTDHGVAVHFREIDLGDMYDVLGEITTIAASYDDDIVRVNVSSGPKLAAIGAALACMAADASGYHVHPESRSHPIDETPRTQGMRLAEQLPSYPIETPTEDQVRVLNYIDETDDPAYTPKKSDLITFAEEAELDFMTKSTPANDKAKFALLNNRIITPLVENGYVQVESVGRSKQVSLTETGTNALRAFRHKL from the coding sequence ATGACATCCGATACCGAACTCAGGTCGATCGTCGAAGTGCATATCGCCCCGCTCGGATACGAATTCGACCGAATCAAAGACCCCGTTCTCGAGTACAATGCCGATATATTGTACTTGCTCCGCGACAGACATCAAGAGCGCCTGGATTATCACAGAGAACTCGAGCAGACGCTCACAGACCACGGCGTCGCCGTGCACTTTCGGGAGATCGACCTCGGCGACATGTACGACGTTCTTGGCGAGATCACGACCATCGCGGCCAGTTACGACGACGACATCGTTCGAGTCAACGTCTCGAGCGGACCGAAGCTGGCCGCCATCGGCGCAGCGCTGGCGTGTATGGCTGCGGATGCGAGCGGCTATCACGTCCATCCCGAATCACGGTCGCATCCGATCGACGAAACGCCGCGAACGCAGGGAATGCGTCTGGCCGAACAGCTTCCCTCTTACCCCATCGAAACGCCGACTGAAGATCAGGTGCGGGTACTGAACTACATCGACGAAACTGATGACCCGGCATACACGCCCAAAAAGAGCGATCTGATCACCTTCGCCGAAGAAGCCGAACTCGACTTCATGACGAAATCGACGCCCGCGAACGACAAAGCGAAATTCGCACTCCTGAACAATCGCATCATCACGCCGCTGGTCGAGAACGGCTACGTGCAGGTCGAGTCAGTCGGCCGGTCAAAGCAAGTTTCCCTGACCGAAACCGGCACGAACGCGTTGCGAGCGTTTCGACACAAATTGTAG
- a CDS encoding cation:proton antiporter, translating into MSGEFVGTIFLTSAALFVVLAIAIFYRAIVGPTTQDRLLAVNVLGTNTVVILALLAVGLDQQWFLDIALIYALLNFLMAIAISKFTVERGGVL; encoded by the coding sequence GTGAGTGGCGAGTTCGTGGGTACGATCTTCCTCACGAGCGCGGCGCTTTTCGTCGTTCTCGCGATCGCGATCTTCTACCGCGCAATCGTTGGTCCGACGACGCAGGATCGATTGCTGGCTGTGAACGTCCTCGGGACGAACACGGTGGTTATTCTCGCTCTTCTCGCGGTCGGACTCGACCAGCAGTGGTTCCTCGATATCGCACTGATATACGCTCTGCTCAACTTCCTGATGGCGATTGCCATCTCGAAGTTCACTGTCGAACGGGGTGGTGTCCTGTGA